A DNA window from Candidatus Pantoea floridensis contains the following coding sequences:
- a CDS encoding korC translates to MALTSTQISLRQQLAATGTFNIETLLPGEEWSRPELGEVRHVLSMITLNDMQLADRLHVKERTVRKWRKGDIRMVFTTWCCLCQVAGLGSLLD, encoded by the coding sequence ATGGCCCTGACCAGTACGCAGATAAGTCTTCGCCAGCAACTCGCGGCAACAGGTACCTTTAATATTGAAACCCTGCTGCCCGGTGAGGAGTGGAGCAGGCCGGAACTCGGCGAGGTCCGGCACGTCCTGTCTATGATCACTCTGAACGACATGCAGCTGGCCGATCGACTGCATGTCAAGGAGCGTACTGTGCGTAAATGGCGTAAAGGAGATATCAGGATGGTGTTCACCACCTGGTGCTGCCTGTGCCAGGTAGCCGGGCTGGGCTCTCTGTTAGATTAA